The genomic stretch AAAGTATATTATAAGTGCAACCTGTTTAAGTTCGTCATCCTGATCGCGTTATGGAGCTCAAAATCAATCGTCAAATATCTAAGCAAATTATATTTATCAAAAATGGAAATGAATAATCATAAATAGCGACACATCTCCAATTTACACACCGATATTAACACAAATAGCGACACATTTTCAATTAACACATATAACTTAAGTTTGTGAGACATTATGTAAGCGGTCAAGCATCTTACCGTTGCCACGGTACCTCAGGTAAACGCGATTGGTGTGCGCGCGTCTGTCAGAGCTGTCTGACTTACAACGCTGCTTAAAACGTATTTAAACGTTTGACCTGATGACGTGATGAGGTGAGTCAGCTGTTACACTCTACTGTCATATGTTAAACCAACAGTGTTGTGAAAGGGTCTGAAGGTCATTTAGAACGACCAAGTTAAGCAGTAATCAtccaaaagtaaaaaaaacgcAAAATCACGTGATCGACTAAAGCTACTTTACATCAGCAAAAGTTTGACGTCGGAAAACCAGTTTATAAAATAGATCCGATTTAAAATCATATTATACATCATTCCAACATAAACGACTTGAAATGCTAAAACATTAAGTTACATAAATGTGCCGCACACACTTAAGATAATAGTAAGACATAACTGTTACCTTGTACTTCAAGTAGCATGCGTTTCATTCACCCAAAGGCCGAGCAATAATATTAAACagagttgtttttttaatttaaagacaaaaatttaaatcataCGTCAGAAGTACGACCACAGAAGAAACGTACGCGCACAGACAGTGACAGTGGCTACATGAAGCATTTTTGATAACTGCCCTGTGCACTATTCTGATAAGGCTACACCCACTAGGTTCTGGAAGGTAACGCTATGTCCAAGTCCCAGTATTACCGCCCAGGCCTGCTGTCACCAAAGCCAGGTGAACCAACAGACAGACACCTGCTTGGATGTAAAGGAGCAGAGAAATTACAATATTATATGTAGGATTTCAGACAACGAGTCTTTAAAAGACGAGGACGTAGAGAGCCTACTAAAAATCGTGCTGGTCAGGCCCATTATGCAGTCCTTTAGGGCACGGTGTGCTTAAACCTTTAAATAGGTGACAGCCTTTGATGGGAGAACAGTGTCGTGCCTAAACGCGTACCGTTTCCTGTTTGTGACTGGATGTACGCCTGGATACCAAACGTTACACCTAGACATCTTCAAACAACACGTTTAGATACCAGcattaaacatataaacaacCTATCTGCCTAAAATAAACGAGAATAAAACTACCAGGTCACAACATTTTCCCTGTGATTTTTCCTATTGGGATTGCCAGGTCATCAGACTGTTGCATGGAGTCATGTGCCTTTAGTGTTGCACGTATTTAACATCATACACGAGTAAATCATGTTGCCAACTGTATCGCCTGTAGGGTTGAAGTGATCGGACTCGAAATATGGAAAACCAAAAAGCAGTCGTTTGGGTTTCGCTAAACTTTCCACGCATAATCTGCCTGCTTAATGGTTATGCAGTCTGTTAGCCGGACTGCTAGCCTGCTAATTAACTTGCTGGTACCGAAATCAAGCAGATACCTTAAATTCCCGAGCACGACGAGCGGGTCGATTCATAAAAGGCATCTTCATTTATGGATAAAGGAAGAAACCGTGCATCCACAAGTGGAAGAAGTAAGTTGTTAATGAGCGAAATGTACCTGCTCTCCTGTATCAGGTCGCTGATGTACTGCATCTATTGTCTGCTTGAGGTTGCCAGTCGTTACGCTCTAAATCCCCCCTCGTAAATAATATCGCTCGTTGCTGTCAGAATCTCTCAGCTAAAACCGCCGGTTTCACAGACATAGCTTAAGGCTaaagtcctagactaaaacacttGTTTGACGTGACTCAACTAAAAATAACTTTCACGTACAAACCTTAAAATATGCCAATATTGATTTGTCTTAAAATGCTCACCAGTAACATATTTTTCTAAGGCGTGTTATTAAAAAACGTTTAAACGTCTTAAactaactaaggcctagttctggctaagccttgtctgtgaaaccaggctagggctgtcaaaatttaattgtgattaatcgcatgTGGGTGCataatgtatttgtgtgtgtattgggttaaaatattatttatatataaatacacacaagtttaagaaaaatgttatttatatatctttatttataatatttataaaatatatcaaatatatcaaaatctaatatatatatatatatatttacttatttatatttataaacacacacaaatatttatttaatacatacgtgcatgtatgtgtatttgtatatacaACATAATTgcacacagttcacacacataatGCAAAACAGActtttttgtatgcgattaattgcgattaatctctTGGCAGCCCTAAACCAGGTCATGAAGTCATTACTTGTATCATGTTTAGTGATTAGTAATGGAAGGCATAACAACATAATTGATATCTTAAGGTCACATTTTATAAGTAACTTATAGTATCTTATTAGGACCACAACAAAGCAGTTTGTGATAACATTTCACAATTCTTATACTTTTATACCCACTTAAGCGttattgtaaagtttttttttaaagtgcagtATTGTTTTGTACACCAGTATTTATACAGTTTCTGATACTTTATTTGTATGCCTTAAGCATTTTTGTTAGGGTTTGGTTGCCATAAACTCCTAAACCTAGTTTATTTGTAACATTTTAACGGTTACAGTATTTCAGCTGACTGGCTTAATacccttcagattttgttttagTTAAATAATCATTTCAGCCTTTTTTGTTATACTTTataagaaatgtaaaattggaaaacaaatacaaacaatgttttttttcctacAGAAGATGCAAATCTAGTTTGTAACATTATGTAACATTtctaaacacaataaaaatacttttttactttataaaCAGATATTATTGGCAAACAGTAGCAATTAGTCTCTCTGCAGACAGTGCtgctttaaaggggtcatattatgacattttttaagatgtaaaataaatatttggtttcCCCAGAGTGCGTAAGTGAGGTTTTGGcctaaaataccccacagataatttattataacatgttaaaattcccaTTAGGTCAGAGCCAAAATGTGcggtttttgggtgtgtcatttaaaatgcaaatgaggagatgaaatgcaaacactgatcgcattgatggtggtttgttgcaattgaaactcaattgtgctatcaataatttttttctctagAAAAAATAGAAACACTGGGGACTCAATAGGCTCtatgcccagctgcaccacttcctgaacttcagccagctccttgtttcctgtctggcATTATTGGACagactgattaatccaggtgtgcctgacctcagtagtcacaaacaaactgattaatccaggtgtgcccgaccttcacaacaacaataatcagacacacctgtaTTCATCAGTTTTTCAAAtgatggcagacaggaaacaaggagctggctgaagttcaggaagtagtgcagctgggcacaaagcctattatagcacttaaacatggaaaaagtcagatttttacaCTATGACCCCTTTTAAGCATTGTAGATCTGTTGCAGTTTATTTAGAAATTGTTGCATGTGTCTACACTATGGGTATCCAACATTGTTCCTGGAGGGCACTTGAcctgtatatttttgttttaacctTACTCCAACACACCTGCTTTTAATTTTTAGGTAGCCCTGAACAACCTGATTagcaggttcaggtgtgtttaattagggttggaactgaaatctgcaggacaggtgccctccaggaacagggttgagACCCAGCTGCGTCCGAAAGCTTAGGCAGCTTACTTCGGGAAAGCTCTGGGAAACGCATTCGGACAGACTTCACAGGCAGCGTAATGgaattctgtttgaaatataaacagagaccGCTTTTGTGATAACTAcactaaaaaaatgctgggttattctcaatgctgggttatattatttttagagtataattgcatatttgaaaactacaaaactAATTTCTATtccacacgtgcacacacacatagaatTGAGGGAAAATATGATGAAAGTATCTCAAGAGACAGAAATTAAACCAAACAATGAATTCAGAGGTGCCGTGATGCCTTCAtgccttggaatgctgcctCCGAAGGCAGCATTTAAGGGCTTTCAGACGGAGCCATAGCCTACGTAATACTTTAAATTGAAATGTGCTCAAAATCTCAACAATGAAGAAAATATGCAATGATCTGTCTAAAAGTTCATCTATACCAGTGGGTTTGGCTTAATAAAACACGGTAATGGCAACCCTTTAAATACTCTTCTGTGGGCCAGTCCTTTATGACGGTTGGCCTCCTTGCTGGTCAGGGCTTAGGTTTATCATTATCATACTATTAACTATAGCAGTCCCTGGTTCTGAACCCTTGGAGCTTTTCTGCATGCTGATAACTTCACCGCTTGTTTGTTCTCTCTCTGTCTTCCTGAAAAAACTCCTCATAGTAGACTGAAAGTTAGTAGTGACAAAACAGTACACCACTGGATCCAAGCAACTGTTCAGGCTGCTGAGGGTGACGGTCACATGGTACACAATCACGTGATGGGGCAGATCAGGTTTAAAGTACACCAGAACTTGACGGACGTGAAATGGTGTGAAACAGACGGTGAAGATCACCAGCACAGTTGATAGCAGATGCACGGCTTTCATGCGTCTGTCGCGGCTCTGCCGCATAAGACTCGGGCTGGAAAGAGCACTCACGATTCTAATAGTAAACACTACAATAATCACCATTGGCAGGAAGAACTCAAATACGGTAAGCAGAAAGAGTTTGGAAAGGCAGCAGGCCGAATGCTTGAAGGCCGTCGAGAGAAACGAGTAGGTCACGATAATGGCAAACAGCCAGATGCAGACGCTCACCACTTTGGCCACGTTGGGGTGCCGCCATCTCCGTGAGGCCTCCGCCTGCACGATGGCCAGGTAGCGATCTACACAGATGCTGGTGAGGAAGAGGATACTGCAGTACATGTTGACAAAGTAGCTGAATATGTGCATGTATGAACAGCTGATGCACTTTCCCCCACTGTAATACAAAATGATTCGAGTGGGCAGGGAAAGGTTTACCAGCAGGTCTGTCACTGCAAGGTTAATGGTGTAGATGACTGACGTAGTCTTCGGCTTGGTGCGGAAGCAGAAGATGTACAAAGCTAAGCTGTTGAGGGCCATTCCTACCATAAAGATGAGGGTGTTAATGACAACAAGAGCAATCCACAGGCTGTAAAAGTCATTATAGAGGCCTTCATCGAGGTGGGCCAGTATGTGCAAATAAGGTTCAGGGTATGGTGCAGAGGTATTGGTTGTTAGGGGTGGAGCTGATGTTGTCGTGAGGTTAACCTTCGATGACCCCTCTGTCCTGGTCGTCTCCATGGTTTCAGGGAGAATCTGCACCAAAAACACAAAGTGACAATAAGGAAAACTCTGCAATTGCGTAAGACAAATTTGTTTTTAAGCCATCTATTTGTAATTGTACTCAACAACACAGGTTGTGGGTCATTGagcaaaaatgcattattatatattataaaagttttataaaactttaaaaCTAGTTTTTATGtagcactttacaataaggttgtatttattAATGGATGCATTAATGCATTAGTATGAGCAATATTAGTTTTTGTAGTAAAGCAATATAATTTTTGCATTTGTTCATATTTGTTAATGGCAATACAGTTGTTCATGTTAATAAATTGTCCATTACCAAATATTAAcagttattttaataaaaataaaaatgtatttgtcatgctgaaattgatttttttatttcaaaataatttattgTAGCACACTTATGTAAAtcttatatttactgtatattaacAGTATTCTGTATATTGTCAAAGTGGacagtaaaaatataataatagacTATGTGTCAGTTATTTATTctttacactgttaaaaatttctgtagaaattacagtattactgggtattactggcaactagctgccagtaacttactgtagattttacatttatgttatttacgggcaacagtttgttcaaagttaaatgaacatgaaacattttcagtctttatcttctacagtaagttactggcaaccagctgcatatttacagcaaattttttacagtgtaagtttAGCGTGCCAACAGTTACAGTTTAAAGGCTGTGTACTGTATGTCCCTTAAACCCATGTCACATGGTACAATGTTGCATCATGGAAAATAGCCCCCAAAACAAATATACTTTCCATCCACTAAAGGAGGAATGGGACTAATAAACAAACAGCCTGGACGCTTCTGACGAAGATGTGCCTACAGTCTGGCATAGTTCAGAGGGTGCTCTGCGTGTTTACAATGAAGAGTAATGGGAAGTATTTGTTTGGAGATTAAGATTCATGGGAACAAATCTATCCTGCTACATTACGCAAATGTAAATACACCATTTGCATCAATTTCGAACAGCCTCATCAGACTGGTATCTTTGTTATGCGTTTATTTACTCAGGCTTTTAACGTTTCACACTTTAAGAggataaaattaaattaaatatgtatttataaaaAGGCTTATACATAAAAAACTATAATCTATTAAAACCAAACACTGGTAAACATCTGTAAATTGAATTTCATTTGACTTCTTAATGTTTGACAGAAGAAATCCACCTGACTGATAATTAAAAGATTAAAAGGACTATTTTTCTTAAAACAGTATATTAGATTATGCCATTTGTAATTTCATTCTAAAATATAAACAAGGAATGATGTTCTCCGTAAGCAACAACAAAACTAATGACCTCTCCTTAATATCTCAATTCGTCACAAAGTTTTTGATTTCTTGCTCTAGAGGTCAAAAGTCCACTTTGGCAAAATTGTGGCTCCTTTAAAAACCTTTCTGGGGACAATTTCATGACAGTTGCAAGCACATGATATACAGCTGCTCTAAATATGTGACCAACCATGAAGAATTGAATTTTAATTTCTAACTTCATTACTTATCCATTCAGTTAAATAGTGCATGTCcaacaaagcaaaaacaaaatcattaaacaatgaGGCAAATTCAATTTCCAGCCAATTCAACTGGtgataaatgattttaaatgaggaAGATGAGATTGCTTACCTGTACATGTATAAAgtgaagttaaaaaaaataaaaaataccaccaacaaaacaaaagtgttgAATTCAAAGCTCTTTTGTTCAGAATGAAGCAGTTATAATTAATGTTAGGCTAAAATAACCTTGAAAATGTTAAAACTCAATTCTTTGTGCCGAAAACAGGTTGAACATCTTTGCGTCTATTAAAAAGTAGAAAGCCCCTCCAGCTCTCTCTTGAAAGTCTGATCTGCAAGCCTCCTTTTCTTTCACTCTGCTTCTCTTTCACTCTTTTCCCTCCCTTTATCCTTAAACACTCACAGGAAGTTCAGCTCAGTTTGGATCAACTCATTAAAAGCACAGGATTCCTGGATGCTACAGTATTTAGATTGATTCATTAGATTCACTTTTTAGATTTACAGCTGTAGATTTAATTATGATTTTCTAACTAAACTGAacttcaaaatatttaaaactaatttaaaagaaaaatgtaaaaaatggccCTCAAAATGTAGACCAAAGAGttcatgcactctaaaaatgtctgggttatttttgacccatgcttggttaaaaataacccaatgtagggttgttgttatgcaactatggggtataataacccagatttgaacccagcggtgtgttctgtccaatatttaatACTTAAAGGTTAAAATGAACCCAGCCATTTTTGAGTGAGTTAGTACCTCAGAGATACATATTGTATTGGTACCATAGAGTGGATATTACTAAATCAAAggtaaatatttgtatttaatgGTACATACTGGAAGAACCAAATGTATCATTTTAAAGGATACTGCCCCAGGGAACGCTTGGGGCCAATTGTTTGACATtttgtttctgacagtgtatgcaTATTTAAGAGCAGGAAAACACATTCAGTAGGCTACTGATGGATCAGCAAGAAAACACCATACAGTGTCATAAAGTACACACTGTAAGTCCTTGTAAAAAAGGGTGTCTTTATGCAGAGTTTCATAATACCGGCAGCAAGACATTGTGAGAGAACATAAAAGAACAGGATATATTAATATGGCCAGACAAGTCTACAATTTTTCCACATTTCCTGTATGGAAACTCATCCATCATCATCTGCCAAGGCTTCATCCCAATGTTTCCGAAACGTCTCCAACCAGAATGTAAATTGTCAAATGTGGCCTGGGAGTTTGAATCATTGGTATTGTATGACTCAATACCCGTTCATGCATGAATCCTAAGTGCATGTGACCATTAATACATTTTGCAAATCTCAGGTGCACTCGGTGAGGTGAGTCGTCTACACATCCTTATTAAACTGTGATCCTATCAAGAGATATAcagtattttcttttaaatttaaTTCTAACTTAGATTAGTGATTAAAGGGTGCTGTTATCTCTTCAATTCTCCCAAAACGACATGTGACAGTTTTggcttttcaaaataaaaagctAGCACTTCTCTGACAAATACAATAAATTATCCAGAACACACAAGTGCACCTTTTAAgtgcttttaaagggataggtcaccccaaaatgaaaactctgtcatcatttacggTTTCATTTGCGtatacgcacagatttgatcgtaaagtgtgcataCGCAAaaacctttaaagcaacacaatgtagtttttttacctttaaataatgtctctaaaattatttcagtgatagaacaacttttaactggacaaattgtaaagttgctgcaacctgagcaacctcctagctgctataagcacactctgaaagtggcggtggagggtagagcacacagccccgcccctccccctgcctgcagaagagtgtctgataccaggcactgttgcgcttttcaaccacatgggggagctgtaagtcatttttacatggaaactacatagtgctGCTTTAAAAACCTTATAACAATatctcttttatatgtctatgacattaattaggcatcgtttaaaggcggagcTCTGAAAATGCTCAAGATCATTTGCAATTTATACATTTCATATCTGAAAGAAAGGGGTACGCGCATTTTCTGTGCATAAGTTCGGCTAATTGATTACATgtacgcatttttgataaatgaaagATCAAATGTAGTATGGTTTTACgcaacattttataaatgaggcccctcatgttgttctaaacctgtatgaatttctttctgttgaacacaaaagaagatattttgagaaaagatgGTGAACACACAGCAtgatcattgacttccatagtaggaaaaaaatattttggaagtattgtaataaatgatgaagaaaatgttttgatgaatgaagcagttgatggtacactaaattccatcattttttttattcctactatgaaagtcaatggtcactatctgctgtgtgcatcatttctcaaaatatcttttttttgtcctcatcagaaaaaagaaattcatacaggtttagaacaacatgagaatgagtaaatgatgacagaattttcattttaaggtgaactatccacCCTTTAACAAAAGGTATAGGCCATTGTTATGTGCAAGGGTTAGACAGAGCTTAAATCACAATGCTTAATCCCAGGCCGTGACATTAAACAGAATGTCATAATGACACAAAACAGAGAAAGAAACAGATTCTCATCCAGACTCCTCACATATGTGACTGAGAATATAGGGTATGTTACCTGCAATAAAAACTGAAAACTAACGTTTTAATGACTCAATAATAGTCATGGGCAATTCATTAATAATATCAAGAGAAAGATGTCAAGAGAATGTGTTTTACAACtgcaatatataaaa from Misgurnus anguillicaudatus chromosome 10, ASM2758022v2, whole genome shotgun sequence encodes the following:
- the gpr20 gene encoding G-protein coupled receptor 20 — translated: METTRTEGSSKVNLTTTSAPPLTTNTSAPYPEPYLHILAHLDEGLYNDFYSLWIALVVINTLIFMVGMALNSLALYIFCFRTKPKTTSVIYTINLAVTDLLVNLSLPTRIILYYSGGKCISCSYMHIFSYFVNMYCSILFLTSICVDRYLAIVQAEASRRWRHPNVAKVVSVCIWLFAIIVTYSFLSTAFKHSACCLSKLFLLTVFEFFLPMVIIVVFTIRIVSALSSPSLMRQSRDRRMKAVHLLSTVLVIFTVCFTPFHVRQVLVYFKPDLPHHVIVYHVTVTLSSLNSCLDPVVYCFVTTNFQSTMRSFFRKTEREQTSGEVISMQKSSKGSEPGTAIVNSMIMINLSPDQQGGQPS